From Ramlibacter tataouinensis, the proteins below share one genomic window:
- a CDS encoding efflux RND transporter permease subunit codes for MWFTRVSLKNPVFATMVMLAIVVLGLFSLQRLKVDQFPNIDFPVVVVTAEYPGASPEIVESEVTKKIEEGVNSIAGINALTSRSYEGQSVVIIEFQLHVDGRKAAEDVREKVASIRPLFRTEVKEPRVLRFDPAARSIWSLAVLPDASRGRAMSAVELTNWADQVLKKRLENVRGVGSVTLVGGTKREINIYLNPQAMEALGVTADQVAAAVRAENQDLPVGAIRSLSQDRVVQVDARMQRPEDFGKIIVTRKNNTPVRVEQVARVADGAQEIDSLALYNGGRTLLLAVQKAQDENTIEVVDGLKKTVNEINAQLPPGVRLAEIMDGSRAIRVSVENVRRTLIEGALLTVLIVFLFLNSWRSTVITGLTLPIALIGTFLFMYAFGFSINMITLMALSLCVGLLIDDAIVVRENIVRHVQMGKGPFQASLDGTQEIGLAVLATTFSIVAVFLPIGFMGGIIGKFFHEFGITIVAAVMISMFVSFTLDPMLSSVWHDPEIEAHGKARGRRSLYDRTIGRITGWFDRATDALGNAYQDILRWSLAHKLTTLAVAAAVFLLSIFMVPLVGTEFVPKADYSETSINFYTPVGSSLEVTEAKARQVEAIVREFPQVQYTLATINTGNAQGKIYASVYVRLVDRKDRSMSVDQMSGVLRQRLAQVPGITVTHVGLLDAVGGNKQIEFSLQGTDLKELERLSRLVTQKIRDIPGLVDLDSSVKPDKPVIEVDVNRDAASDLGLSVAQVGASLRTLVAGQTVGNWRAPDDQTYDVNVRLAPDARKAPQDLERLPFATGTHPDGSSRVVRLNQLAQVKESTGPNQINRRDLAREVAINGNAYNRSAGEISNDIRKVLDGIAFPPGYRYQFSGSAKNMAESFAYAVSALAMAIVFIYMILASQFKSFLQPLALMTSLPLTLIGVVLALLMFGSTLSMFSIIGIVMLMGLVTKNAILLVDFAIRMREQGMERSEALLHAAKVRLRPILMTTLAMIFGMVPLAFALTEGSEQRAPMGQSVIGGVITSSLLTLVVVPVVYCYLDDLARWARRRRAPAAAGQAAAGGGAGALPASKIED; via the coding sequence ATGTGGTTCACCCGCGTCAGCCTGAAGAACCCGGTCTTCGCGACCATGGTGATGCTTGCCATCGTCGTGCTGGGGCTGTTTTCCCTGCAACGGCTGAAAGTCGACCAGTTCCCGAACATCGACTTTCCGGTCGTGGTGGTGACCGCCGAATACCCCGGCGCCTCGCCCGAAATCGTCGAGAGCGAAGTCACCAAGAAGATCGAGGAAGGCGTCAACTCCATCGCCGGCATCAACGCCCTCACCTCGCGCAGCTATGAGGGCCAGTCGGTCGTCATCATCGAGTTCCAGCTCCATGTCGACGGGCGCAAGGCCGCCGAGGACGTGCGCGAGAAGGTGGCCTCTATCCGGCCGCTGTTCCGCACCGAGGTGAAGGAGCCGCGCGTGCTGCGCTTCGACCCGGCCGCGCGCTCGATCTGGTCGCTGGCGGTGCTGCCGGACGCCTCCAGGGGCCGCGCCATGAGCGCCGTGGAGCTCACCAACTGGGCCGACCAGGTGCTTAAGAAGCGCCTGGAAAACGTGCGCGGCGTGGGCTCGGTGACGCTGGTGGGCGGCACCAAGCGCGAGATCAACATCTACCTCAACCCGCAGGCGATGGAAGCCCTGGGCGTGACCGCCGACCAGGTGGCCGCCGCCGTGCGGGCCGAGAACCAGGACCTGCCGGTGGGCGCGATCCGCTCGCTGTCGCAGGACCGCGTGGTGCAGGTGGACGCGCGCATGCAGCGGCCGGAGGACTTCGGCAAGATCATCGTCACCCGCAAGAACAACACGCCGGTCCGCGTGGAGCAGGTCGCCCGGGTGGCCGACGGCGCCCAGGAGATCGACAGCCTGGCGCTCTACAACGGCGGGCGCACCCTGCTGCTGGCGGTGCAGAAGGCGCAGGACGAGAACACCATCGAGGTGGTCGACGGCCTGAAGAAGACCGTCAACGAGATCAACGCGCAGCTGCCGCCGGGCGTGCGCCTGGCCGAGATCATGGACGGCTCGCGCGCCATCCGGGTGTCGGTGGAGAACGTGCGGCGCACCCTGATCGAGGGCGCGCTGCTCACGGTGCTGATCGTGTTCCTGTTCCTCAATTCCTGGCGCTCCACCGTCATCACCGGCCTGACGCTGCCGATCGCGCTGATCGGCACCTTCCTGTTCATGTACGCCTTCGGCTTCTCGATCAACATGATCACGCTGATGGCGCTGTCGCTGTGCGTGGGCCTGCTGATCGACGACGCGATCGTGGTGCGCGAGAACATCGTGCGCCACGTGCAGATGGGCAAGGGACCGTTCCAGGCGTCGCTGGACGGCACGCAGGAGATCGGCCTGGCGGTGCTGGCCACGACCTTCTCCATCGTGGCGGTGTTCCTGCCGATCGGCTTCATGGGCGGCATCATCGGCAAGTTCTTCCATGAGTTCGGCATCACCATCGTCGCCGCGGTGATGATTTCCATGTTCGTGAGCTTCACGCTGGACCCGATGCTGTCCTCGGTGTGGCACGACCCCGAGATCGAGGCGCACGGCAAGGCGCGCGGCCGGCGCAGTCTCTACGACCGCACCATCGGCCGCATCACCGGCTGGTTCGACCGCGCGACCGACGCCCTGGGCAACGCCTACCAGGACATCCTGCGCTGGTCGCTGGCGCACAAGCTCACGACCCTGGCCGTGGCCGCCGCGGTGTTCCTGCTGAGCATCTTCATGGTCCCGCTGGTGGGCACGGAGTTCGTGCCCAAGGCCGACTATTCCGAGACCTCGATCAACTTCTACACGCCGGTCGGCTCTTCGCTGGAGGTGACCGAGGCCAAGGCCCGGCAGGTCGAGGCGATCGTGCGCGAGTTTCCGCAGGTGCAATACACGCTGGCCACCATCAACACCGGCAACGCGCAGGGCAAGATCTACGCATCCGTCTACGTGCGGCTGGTGGATCGCAAGGACCGCAGCATGAGCGTGGACCAGATGTCCGGCGTGCTGCGCCAGCGGCTGGCGCAGGTGCCGGGCATCACGGTCACGCACGTCGGCCTGCTGGACGCGGTGGGTGGGAACAAGCAGATCGAGTTCTCGCTGCAGGGCACCGACCTCAAGGAACTGGAGCGGCTGTCGCGGCTGGTCACGCAGAAGATCCGCGACATCCCCGGGCTGGTCGACCTGGACTCCAGCGTCAAGCCCGACAAGCCGGTGATCGAGGTCGACGTGAACCGCGACGCCGCCTCCGACCTGGGGCTGTCGGTGGCGCAGGTCGGCGCATCGCTGCGCACCCTGGTGGCCGGCCAGACGGTGGGCAACTGGCGCGCCCCCGATGACCAGACCTACGACGTCAACGTGCGGCTGGCCCCGGACGCGCGCAAGGCGCCGCAGGACCTGGAGCGCCTGCCCTTCGCCACCGGCACCCACCCGGACGGCAGTTCGCGCGTGGTGCGCCTGAACCAGCTGGCGCAGGTGAAGGAATCCACCGGCCCCAACCAGATCAACCGGCGCGACCTCGCGCGCGAGGTCGCGATCAATGGCAACGCCTACAACCGCTCGGCCGGCGAGATCTCCAACGACATCCGCAAGGTGCTGGACGGCATCGCCTTCCCGCCCGGCTACCGCTACCAGTTCAGCGGCTCGGCCAAGAACATGGCCGAATCCTTCGCCTACGCGGTGTCCGCGCTGGCGATGGCGATCGTCTTCATCTACATGATCCTGGCCAGCCAGTTCAAGAGCTTCCTGCAGCCGCTGGCGCTCATGACCTCGCTGCCCCTGACCCTGATCGGCGTGGTGCTGGCACTGCTGATGTTCGGCTCCACGCTGTCGATGTTCTCCATCATCGGCATCGTGATGCTGATGGGGCTGGTGACCAAGAACGCCATCCTGCTGGTGGACTTCGCCATCCGCATGCGCGAGCAGGGCATGGAACGCTCCGAGGCGCTGCTGCACGCCGCCAAGGTGCGGCTGCGCCCAATCCTGATGACCACACTGGCGATGATCTTCGGCATGGTGCCGCTGGCCTTCGCCTTGACCGAGGGCTCGGAGCAGCGCGCGCCCATGGGCCAGTCCGTGATCGGCGGGGTGATCACCTCCTCGCTGCTGACGCTGGTGGTGGTGCCGGTGGTCTATTGCTACCTGGACGACCTCGCCCGCTGGGCCCGCCGCCGGCGGGCGCCGGCCGCCGCCGGCCAGGCCGCGGCCGGGGGCGGCGCCGGCGCCCTGCCCGCCTCTAAAATCGAGGACTAG
- the waaC gene encoding lipopolysaccharide heptosyltransferase I, which translates to MRILIVKLSSLGDVVHAMPAVQDLRAALPQAQVDWVVEKGFAPLVTRCEGVATTVACELRRWRKAPLATSTRAEWRAFRELLRSRAYDAVLDLQGLTKSGLVARVARLAPGGKRYALGNRTEGSSYEAPTRWLADVAIDIEPRVHAVQRSRELCARALGYPVPPGLRFGLRAQAPTDGPGRAVCLVHGTSRADKCWPEAHWVALGQRLLTRGFTIGLPHGSEAERERSERIAAELGGGAQVWPRLELGALADRLASCAGVVGVDSGLSHIAVALDLPHVQIYNFDTAWRTGPLDALRQRAVYAQPTPSVDAVWQAWQAVEAVGPAP; encoded by the coding sequence GTGAGGATTCTTATCGTCAAGCTGTCGTCCCTGGGCGACGTGGTGCACGCCATGCCCGCCGTGCAGGATTTGCGCGCGGCCCTGCCGCAGGCGCAAGTCGACTGGGTGGTGGAAAAGGGCTTCGCGCCGCTGGTCACGCGCTGCGAGGGCGTGGCCACCACCGTGGCCTGCGAGCTGCGGCGCTGGCGCAAGGCGCCGCTGGCCACGTCGACGCGGGCCGAATGGCGCGCCTTCCGCGAGCTCCTGCGCAGCCGCGCCTATGACGCGGTGCTCGACCTGCAGGGCCTGACCAAATCCGGCTTGGTCGCGCGCGTGGCGCGGCTCGCGCCCGGCGGCAAGCGCTACGCGCTCGGCAACCGCACCGAAGGCTCCAGCTACGAGGCGCCCACGCGCTGGCTGGCCGACGTGGCCATCGACATCGAGCCGCGCGTGCACGCCGTGCAGCGCTCGCGCGAGCTGTGCGCCCGGGCGCTCGGCTACCCCGTTCCGCCCGGCCTGCGGTTCGGCCTGCGCGCGCAGGCGCCAACGGACGGCCCGGGCCGCGCCGTGTGCCTGGTCCACGGCACCTCGCGCGCGGACAAATGCTGGCCGGAGGCGCACTGGGTGGCGCTGGGACAGCGTCTGCTGACGCGCGGATTCACCATCGGCCTGCCGCACGGCAGCGAGGCCGAGCGCGAGCGCAGCGAACGCATCGCGGCCGAGCTCGGCGGCGGCGCCCAGGTCTGGCCGCGCCTGGAACTGGGCGCGCTGGCGGATCGCCTCGCCTCCTGCGCCGGCGTGGTCGGCGTCGACAGCGGCCTCAGCCACATCGCGGTGGCGCTGGACCTGCCGCACGTGCAGATCTACAACTTCGACACCGCCTGGCGCACCGGGCCGCTCGATGCACTGCGCCAGCGCGCCGTCTATGCCCAGCCCACGCCGTCGGTGGATGCGGTGTGGCAGGCCTGGCAAGCGGTCGAGGCGGTGGGGCCGGCTCCATGA
- a CDS encoding TolC family outer membrane protein yields the protein MSFTWTPLRLKLLPLLLGAAFAAPSQAQNLLELYESARAYDATWQSAKALYDANIYRAEQARANILPSANLAAGASRVHFENGFAPGTFPPIDRTFTAQTGTVSASQPLYRPANLAAYEQGKRQADLAQQQLTAASQDLIVRVSQAYFDVLAAQDTLAFVRGQKAAVAEQLASAKRNFEVGTTTITDTREAQSRYDLVIAQEIQGENDLRVKKLALDSLVGRPNVNPAPLTVTELPPPNPADPQAWVDRGETVSPSILQARQALEIAQLETEKARAGHKPTLDLVASYNVIRNPNGNQQVAVFNRTDTGTVGVAFNLPLFAGFATQNRVRETLSLEEKAQADLENTRRSVAQATRAAYFSLVSVQSQVKALEAAEASSQSSLDANRVGYQVGVRINIDVLNAQSQLYLTKRDLSQARYNVVLGHLKLRQASGTLAPEDLARLNTLVATPLAQ from the coding sequence ATGAGCTTCACGTGGACCCCCTTGCGCCTGAAATTGCTGCCTCTGCTGTTGGGAGCGGCATTTGCCGCCCCATCGCAGGCGCAGAACCTGCTCGAGCTGTACGAGTCGGCGCGCGCCTATGACGCCACCTGGCAGTCGGCCAAGGCCCTGTACGACGCCAACATCTATCGCGCCGAGCAGGCCAGGGCCAACATCCTGCCCAGCGCCAACCTGGCCGCCGGCGCGTCGCGCGTGCACTTCGAAAACGGGTTCGCACCAGGCACCTTCCCGCCGATCGACCGCACCTTCACCGCGCAGACCGGCACCGTCAGCGCCTCGCAGCCGCTGTACCGGCCCGCCAACTTGGCGGCCTACGAGCAGGGCAAGCGCCAGGCCGACCTCGCGCAGCAGCAGCTCACGGCCGCGAGCCAAGACCTGATCGTGCGCGTGAGCCAGGCGTACTTCGACGTGCTGGCAGCGCAGGACACCTTGGCCTTCGTGCGCGGTCAGAAAGCCGCGGTGGCCGAGCAGCTGGCCTCGGCCAAGCGCAACTTCGAAGTGGGAACCACCACCATCACCGACACGCGCGAGGCGCAATCGCGCTACGACCTGGTGATCGCGCAGGAAATCCAGGGCGAGAACGACCTGCGGGTCAAGAAGCTGGCGCTCGACTCGCTGGTCGGGCGCCCCAACGTCAATCCCGCCCCGCTCACCGTCACCGAGCTGCCGCCGCCGAATCCGGCCGACCCGCAGGCCTGGGTGGACCGGGGGGAAACGGTCAGCCCTTCCATCCTGCAGGCGCGCCAGGCGCTTGAAATCGCGCAACTGGAAACCGAGAAGGCGCGCGCCGGGCACAAGCCGACGCTGGACCTGGTGGCCAGCTACAACGTCATCCGCAACCCGAACGGCAACCAGCAGGTCGCCGTGTTCAACCGCACCGACACCGGCACCGTAGGCGTGGCGTTCAACCTGCCGCTGTTCGCGGGCTTCGCGACGCAAAACCGCGTGCGCGAAACGCTGTCACTGGAAGAGAAGGCGCAGGCCGACCTGGAGAATACGCGCCGTAGCGTGGCGCAGGCGACGCGCGCCGCCTACTTCAGCCTGGTCTCGGTCCAAAGCCAGGTCAAGGCGCTGGAGGCGGCGGAAGCTTCGAGCCAGAGTTCGCTGGACGCCAACCGGGTGGGCTACCAGGTGGGTGTGCGGATCAACATCGACGTGCTCAATGCACAGAGCCAGCTGTACCTGACCAAGCGAGACCTCTCGCAGGCCCGCTACAACGTGGTGCTCGGCCACCTGAAGCTGCGCCAGGCCAGCGGCACGCTGGCTCCCGAGGACCTGGCACGCCTCAACACGCTGGTCGCCACGCCGCTGGCGCAGTAG
- a CDS encoding 3-deoxy-D-manno-octulosonic acid transferase, with product MIRPLYTLAVIGAQPLLRRKLRRRGAAEPGYLQHVDERFGRYEDGAEPGALWIHAVSLGETRAAAILIAQLRALQPGIRILLTHGTATGRAEGERLLRDGDRQAWLPWDTPKAVRAFLNHFRPSAGVLMETEVWPNLVAVCRQRGVPLALANARLSQKSLAQARQLAFLSRPAYSSLTAVWAQTEGDARRLTRAGATVQGVFGNLKFDATPDAQQLAQGRRWREGLHRPVVMFASSREGEEAEFFRLAQAMRGSDAQWLVVPRHPQRFAEVAALAASQGLSVSRRSAWGEAPARADVWIGDSLGEMALYYGLADVALLGGSFEKLGGQNLIEAAACGCPVVMGPHTFNFAEASRLAEEAGAALRVASMEEGMRSAVELAGNRERHTGAVRAGLAFAEAHQGAARRTAEAILELSTEPGR from the coding sequence ATGATCCGGCCCCTGTACACCCTGGCGGTGATCGGAGCGCAGCCGCTCTTGCGGCGCAAGCTGCGCCGGCGCGGGGCTGCCGAGCCCGGCTACCTGCAGCATGTGGACGAGCGCTTCGGCCGCTACGAGGACGGCGCCGAGCCCGGCGCCCTGTGGATCCACGCCGTCTCGCTCGGCGAGACGCGCGCGGCGGCGATCCTGATCGCGCAGCTGCGTGCGCTCCAGCCCGGCATCCGGATCCTTCTCACGCACGGCACGGCGACCGGCCGCGCGGAAGGCGAACGTCTGCTGCGCGACGGCGACCGGCAGGCCTGGCTGCCCTGGGACACGCCCAAGGCCGTGCGCGCCTTCCTCAATCACTTCCGGCCCAGCGCCGGCGTGCTGATGGAAACCGAGGTGTGGCCCAACCTGGTGGCGGTCTGCCGGCAGCGCGGCGTCCCGCTGGCCCTGGCCAACGCGCGGCTGTCGCAAAAGTCGCTCGCGCAGGCGCGGCAACTGGCCTTCCTGTCCCGTCCGGCGTATTCCTCGCTGACGGCGGTCTGGGCCCAGACCGAGGGCGATGCCCGGCGCCTGACACGGGCCGGGGCCACGGTGCAGGGCGTGTTCGGCAACCTCAAATTCGACGCCACGCCCGACGCGCAGCAGCTCGCGCAGGGCCGCCGCTGGCGCGAAGGGCTGCACAGGCCAGTCGTCATGTTCGCCAGTTCGCGCGAAGGCGAGGAGGCCGAGTTCTTCCGGCTCGCGCAGGCGATGCGCGGATCGGACGCCCAATGGCTGGTGGTGCCGCGGCATCCGCAGCGCTTCGCCGAGGTGGCGGCGCTCGCCGCTTCGCAGGGGCTTTCGGTGTCGCGCCGCAGCGCCTGGGGCGAGGCGCCCGCGCGGGCCGACGTGTGGATCGGCGATTCGCTCGGCGAGATGGCGCTCTACTACGGCCTGGCCGATGTGGCGCTGCTCGGAGGCAGCTTCGAAAAGCTCGGTGGCCAGAACCTGATCGAGGCGGCCGCCTGCGGCTGCCCGGTGGTCATGGGGCCGCACACCTTCAACTTTGCCGAGGCCTCGCGGCTGGCGGAAGAAGCTGGCGCCGCGCTGCGGGTCGCCTCGATGGAGGAGGGCATGCGCAGCGCAGTCGAGCTGGCCGGCAACCGCGAGCGGCACACCGGAGCGGTCCGGGCCGGCCTCGCTTTCGCCGAGGCCCACCAGGGCGCGGCGCGCCGGACGGCCGAAGCCATCCTGGAGCTGTCCACTGAACCAGGCCGCTGA
- a CDS encoding rhodanese-like domain-containing protein: MIDQVRPAQLPDWIRSQGGNAVVLDVREPVELRAASVNPGGFELVHIPMNQIPGRLAELDPARPLAILCHHGNRSQRVAMFLAAQGFDHVANLAGGIDAWSQEVDPSVPRY, encoded by the coding sequence ATGATCGACCAGGTCCGCCCCGCCCAACTGCCTGACTGGATCCGCTCGCAGGGCGGCAACGCCGTCGTCCTCGATGTGCGCGAGCCGGTGGAACTGCGGGCCGCAAGCGTCAATCCCGGCGGCTTCGAGCTGGTGCACATCCCCATGAACCAGATTCCGGGCCGGCTGGCCGAGCTCGACCCGGCGCGCCCGCTGGCCATCCTTTGCCACCACGGCAACCGCAGCCAGCGTGTGGCCATGTTCCTGGCCGCCCAGGGCTTCGATCACGTCGCCAACTTGGCGGGCGGCATCGACGCCTGGTCGCAGGAAGTCGATCCAAGCGTTCCGAGATACTGA
- a CDS encoding TetR/AcrR family transcriptional regulator gives MALSKLIGGRVEETQAKRERRKEARPGELLDAALDLFVEKGFAATKSEEVAARAGVSKGTLFLYFPSKEELFKAVVRENISGRFQEWNQEFERFEGSSADMVRYCMKVWWERVGMTRASGITKLIISEARNFPDIAAFYQQEVIRPGQDLLRRILQRGVDRGELHVPDIEYAAYLITASMVFLIMGKHSLGACVPTDHPLDAERYLSCHMETMLRGLCTRPEDNDKGAGRNRK, from the coding sequence ATGGCACTTTCCAAGTTGATCGGTGGCCGGGTCGAGGAAACCCAGGCCAAGCGCGAACGGCGCAAAGAAGCCCGGCCGGGCGAACTGCTGGACGCCGCGCTGGACCTGTTCGTCGAAAAAGGCTTTGCTGCCACCAAGTCCGAGGAAGTGGCCGCTCGCGCCGGCGTTTCCAAGGGCACCCTGTTCCTGTATTTCCCGAGCAAGGAAGAGCTGTTCAAGGCCGTGGTGCGCGAGAACATCTCCGGCCGCTTCCAGGAATGGAACCAGGAGTTCGAGCGCTTCGAAGGCAGTTCCGCGGACATGGTGCGCTACTGCATGAAAGTGTGGTGGGAGCGCGTGGGGATGACCCGCGCCTCCGGCATCACCAAGCTGATCATCAGCGAAGCACGCAACTTCCCGGACATCGCCGCCTTCTACCAGCAGGAAGTGATCAGGCCGGGGCAGGACCTGCTGCGCCGCATCCTGCAGCGCGGCGTCGACCGCGGCGAGCTCCACGTGCCTGACATCGAGTACGCCGCCTACCTCATCACGGCCTCGATGGTGTTCCTGATCATGGGCAAGCATTCGCTCGGAGCCTGCGTGCCCACCGACCATCCGCTCGATGCCGAGCGCTATCTCTCCTGCCACATGGAGACTATGCTGCGTGGGCTGTGCACGCGGCCGGAAGACAACGACAAGGGCGCGGGACGCAACCGGAAATGA
- a CDS encoding protein-L-isoaspartate O-methyltransferase family protein: MNAPADIERARFNMIEQQIRPWDVLDLDVLQLLSRVRREDFVPLAHKALAFVDMQIPLFGATEEALQRGQCMLEPKVEARVLQDVKLTGIEKVLEVGAGSGYMAALLASRAQRVISLEIEPQLARMARENLQRAGIGNVEVREADGAGGLPGEAPFDVIVLSGSVAEVPPALLKQLKVGGRLAAIAGGEPIMRATFITRTSETAYSTSQPWDTLAPRLRNFPEPSRFSF, from the coding sequence ATGAACGCCCCTGCCGATATCGAACGCGCCCGCTTCAACATGATCGAGCAACAGATCCGTCCCTGGGACGTGCTCGACCTGGATGTGCTCCAACTCCTGTCGCGCGTGCGGCGCGAGGACTTCGTGCCGCTGGCGCACAAGGCGCTGGCCTTCGTGGACATGCAGATCCCCCTGTTCGGCGCGACCGAGGAGGCGCTGCAGCGCGGCCAGTGCATGCTCGAACCCAAGGTGGAAGCGCGCGTGCTGCAGGACGTGAAACTCACCGGCATCGAGAAGGTCCTCGAAGTCGGGGCCGGCTCCGGCTACATGGCCGCGCTGCTGGCCAGCCGCGCCCAGCGGGTGATCTCGCTGGAGATCGAGCCGCAGCTGGCCCGCATGGCCCGCGAGAACCTGCAACGCGCCGGCATCGGCAACGTCGAGGTGCGCGAGGCCGACGGTGCCGGCGGCCTGCCCGGCGAAGCGCCGTTCGACGTGATCGTGCTGAGCGGCTCGGTAGCCGAAGTGCCGCCCGCGCTGCTCAAGCAGCTGAAGGTGGGCGGCCGCCTGGCCGCCATCGCCGGCGGCGAGCCCATCATGCGCGCCACCTTCATCACGCGCACCAGCGAGACCGCCTACAGCACCTCGCAGCCCTGGGACACGCTGGCGCCGCGCCTGCGCAACTTCCCCGAACCCTCTCGCTTCTCCTTCTGA
- a CDS encoding efflux RND transporter periplasmic adaptor subunit, which produces MTKNHYKWLAAGLAVVLIAVGGARALSARKAKQDAVAQAGAKVQAVVELAASDVFKAASRELAQGLPISGSLKAVNTAIVKARAAGELQGLTVREGDVVKAGQVIARIEATEFLARLKQAEQQADSAKAQIDIAQRQWDNNKALVDQGFISKTTLDTSQNNLSAAKATHQAALAAVDMARKTLQDTVLTAPISGVVALRAAQPGERVGVDAKVVEIVDLSRLELEATLSATDSVGVRVGQQALLQVEGSGKPFAARVVRINPSAQTGSRSVLAYLAIDNPEGLRHGLFAQGTLGTGRVSAVAVPLSAVRTDKPAPYVQVVENDQVAHKPVEPGVRGESGQEIMVAVKGLAAGAQVIHGGLGPLREGTAVKFTAPPAAPAPAPAPAPVAAASKPSP; this is translated from the coding sequence ATGACGAAGAATCACTACAAGTGGCTGGCCGCCGGGCTGGCCGTGGTCCTGATCGCCGTGGGTGGCGCCCGCGCGCTGTCGGCCCGCAAGGCGAAGCAGGATGCGGTCGCGCAGGCCGGGGCCAAGGTGCAGGCGGTGGTGGAACTCGCCGCCAGCGACGTCTTCAAGGCCGCCAGCCGCGAGCTGGCGCAGGGCCTGCCGATCTCCGGATCGCTCAAGGCGGTGAACACCGCCATCGTCAAGGCGCGGGCCGCCGGCGAATTGCAGGGCCTCACGGTGCGCGAAGGCGACGTGGTCAAGGCGGGCCAGGTGATCGCCCGCATCGAGGCCACCGAATTCCTGGCGCGGCTCAAGCAGGCGGAGCAGCAAGCCGATTCGGCCAAGGCGCAGATCGACATTGCGCAGCGCCAATGGGACAACAACAAGGCGCTGGTGGACCAGGGCTTCATCTCGAAGACGACGCTGGACACCTCGCAGAACAACCTGAGTGCCGCCAAGGCCACCCACCAGGCGGCACTGGCGGCCGTCGACATGGCGCGCAAGACCCTCCAGGACACCGTGCTCACCGCGCCGATCTCCGGCGTGGTGGCCCTGCGCGCCGCCCAACCCGGCGAGCGCGTGGGCGTGGACGCCAAGGTGGTGGAGATCGTGGACCTGAGCCGGCTGGAACTGGAAGCCACGCTCAGCGCCACCGACTCGGTGGGCGTGCGGGTGGGACAGCAGGCCCTGCTGCAGGTCGAGGGCAGCGGCAAGCCCTTCGCTGCCCGGGTGGTGCGCATCAATCCCAGCGCCCAGACCGGCAGCCGCAGCGTGCTGGCCTACCTGGCGATCGACAATCCCGAAGGGCTGCGGCACGGACTGTTCGCCCAGGGCACGCTGGGCACAGGGCGGGTCTCGGCGGTCGCCGTGCCGCTGTCGGCCGTGCGCACCGACAAGCCGGCGCCGTATGTGCAGGTCGTGGAGAACGACCAGGTGGCGCACAAGCCGGTCGAGCCCGGCGTGCGCGGCGAATCGGGCCAGGAGATCATGGTGGCGGTCAAGGGACTGGCCGCCGGCGCCCAGGTGATCCACGGCGGCCTCGGGCCGCTGCGCGAAGGCACGGCGGTGAAGTTCACCGCGCCGCCCGCCGCCCCTGCGCCGGCGCCGGCGCCCGCGCCCGTCGCGGCCGCCAGCAAGCCCAGCCCCTGA
- the lpxC gene encoding UDP-3-O-acyl-N-acetylglucosamine deacetylase: MLQQRTLKTLTRAVGVGLHSGQRVELTLRPAQPDTGIVFRRVDLPIPVDIPVSANAVSDTRLASTIGSGGAKVHTVEHLMSACAGLGLDNLYVDITAEEVPILDGSSASFVFLLQSAGIALQNAPRRFVRVKKTVEVREGSGDNLKWVRLDPYHGYKLSFEIDFDHRVVSSTGQRVEFDLGSGNYARDIARARTFGFTRDVEMMRANGLSLGGGLDNAVVMDDYRVLNADGLRYDDEFVKHKMLDAMGDLYLIGKPLLASYSAFRSGHALNNRLLRELLAQPDAFELATFEDEKDAPAGFALPARAW; encoded by the coding sequence ATGCTCCAGCAACGCACCCTCAAGACCCTGACCCGCGCCGTGGGCGTGGGGCTGCACAGCGGCCAACGGGTCGAGCTCACGCTGCGGCCGGCGCAGCCGGACACCGGCATCGTGTTCCGCCGGGTGGACCTGCCGATCCCGGTGGACATCCCGGTGTCGGCCAATGCGGTGTCGGACACGCGCCTGGCGTCCACCATCGGCAGTGGCGGCGCCAAGGTGCACACGGTCGAGCACCTGATGTCGGCCTGCGCGGGACTGGGCCTGGACAACCTGTACGTGGACATCACCGCCGAGGAAGTGCCGATCCTGGACGGCTCCTCGGCCTCGTTCGTGTTCCTGCTGCAAAGCGCGGGCATCGCCTTGCAGAATGCGCCGCGCCGCTTCGTGCGCGTGAAAAAGACCGTGGAAGTGCGCGAGGGCAGCGGCGACAACCTGAAGTGGGTGCGCCTGGACCCCTACCATGGCTACAAGCTCAGCTTCGAGATCGATTTCGACCACCGGGTGGTCAGTTCCACCGGGCAGCGCGTCGAATTCGACCTCGGCAGCGGCAACTATGCACGCGACATCGCGCGGGCGCGCACCTTCGGTTTCACCCGCGATGTGGAAATGATGCGAGCCAATGGGCTCAGCCTCGGCGGCGGGCTGGACAATGCCGTCGTGATGGACGACTACCGCGTGCTCAATGCCGATGGCCTGCGCTACGACGACGAGTTCGTCAAGCACAAGATGCTCGACGCCATGGGCGACCTGTACCTGATCGGAAAGCCGCTGCTCGCCTCCTACAGCGCATTCCGCTCCGGCCATGCGCTGAACAACCGGCTGCTGCGCGAACTGCTCGCCCAGCCGGATGCCTTCGAGCTGGCCACTTTCGAGGACGAGAAGGACGCCCCCGCGGGCTTCGCGCTGCCGGCGCGCGCCTGGTAA